One Micromonospora craniellae genomic region harbors:
- the pstC gene encoding phosphate ABC transporter permease subunit PstC, giving the protein MTLTTKSPDPRPTLAQRGSSALGDRVFSWWTLGTGLLVLAVLGLILITTVTEAWPAFDAMGLRFITERVWDPNPATGDAIFGALSFAYGTAVSSLIALLFAVPVSVGIALFLTELAPRRLRAPAVTVIDLLAAVPSVVFGLWGILVVAPALVPVYQGIHNLVGGVPVLGSLFGPVSTGRNFMTAGIILAIMVTPIITSITREVFGTVPRADKDAALALGATRWEMIWGAVFPHSFGGVVGAVMLGLGRAMGETIAVALVIGGSTNITANLFASGNTMAAVIVQQFGESTGTYTAALIGLGVVLFAMTVLINVLAQVVVRRAEARMKGSR; this is encoded by the coding sequence ATGACCTTGACGACCAAGTCCCCCGACCCTCGGCCGACGCTGGCCCAACGCGGCTCCAGCGCCCTCGGTGATCGTGTCTTCTCCTGGTGGACGCTCGGCACCGGCCTGCTCGTGCTGGCCGTCCTCGGGCTGATCCTCATCACCACCGTGACCGAGGCGTGGCCGGCGTTCGACGCGATGGGGCTGCGCTTCATCACCGAGCGGGTCTGGGACCCGAACCCGGCGACCGGCGACGCCATCTTCGGTGCGCTGTCGTTCGCGTACGGCACCGCCGTCTCGTCGCTGATCGCCCTGCTGTTCGCGGTGCCGGTCTCGGTCGGCATCGCGCTGTTCCTCACCGAGTTGGCGCCGCGCCGGCTGCGCGCCCCGGCGGTGACCGTGATCGACCTGCTGGCCGCCGTGCCGTCGGTGGTCTTCGGCCTGTGGGGCATCCTGGTCGTCGCGCCGGCGCTGGTCCCGGTCTACCAGGGGATCCACAACCTCGTTGGCGGCGTACCGGTGCTCGGCAGCCTTTTCGGCCCGGTCAGCACCGGTCGCAACTTCATGACCGCCGGCATCATCCTGGCGATCATGGTGACGCCGATCATCACCTCGATCACCCGTGAGGTGTTCGGCACCGTCCCGCGCGCCGACAAGGACGCCGCCCTGGCGCTCGGCGCGACCCGCTGGGAGATGATCTGGGGCGCGGTCTTCCCGCACAGCTTCGGCGGCGTCGTCGGTGCGGTGATGCTCGGCCTGGGCCGGGCGATGGGGGAGACCATCGCGGTGGCCCTCGTCATCGGCGGCTCGACCAACATCACCGCCAACCTGTTCGCCTCCGGCAACACCATGGCCGCGGTCATCGTGCAGCAGTTCGGCGAGTCCACCGGCACCTACACCGCCGCGCTGATCGGCCTCGGTGTGGTGCTGTTCGCGATGACGGTACTGATCAACGTGCTCGCCCAGGTGGTCGTCCGCCGGGCCGAGGCGCGGATGAAGGGAAGCAGGTAA
- the pstS gene encoding phosphate ABC transporter substrate-binding protein PstS, whose protein sequence is MNRNVLSRRVLAGVALAALALTGCGSNDNSTEPGGSGGDSAYANLSGALNASGASFPDAYYQEVIEEFKGVASNVTVTYNATGSGTGKKQFGEGLVDFAGTDSLVKDTDGVTADSFLYVPTVAAPITVSYNLQGVDKLQLSAETLAKIFQTDIKTWDDAAIKADNPGVELPNTPIVVAHRSDGSGTTNNFTKYLAAAAGSTWKLGSGDTVAWPASTQGGEKNTGVAQIVKQTNGAVGYVDLSDAKATQLTFAAIKNKDGQFVAPSIEGTTAGLEGAAIEADLSYNPLDAAGASAYPITAPTFIIVKTSYGDAAKAELVKGFLTYLLNEGQELAPEIDFAPLPASLKEKALAQVEKIQG, encoded by the coding sequence GTGAACCGCAACGTGCTTTCGCGGCGCGTCCTCGCCGGCGTCGCGCTTGCCGCGCTCGCGCTTACCGGCTGTGGTAGCAATGACAACAGCACGGAGCCGGGCGGAAGCGGCGGCGACAGCGCCTACGCGAACCTGTCCGGCGCGTTGAACGCCTCCGGCGCCAGCTTCCCGGACGCCTATTACCAAGAGGTCATCGAGGAGTTCAAGGGCGTTGCCTCCAACGTCACGGTCACCTACAACGCGACCGGCTCCGGCACCGGCAAGAAGCAGTTCGGTGAGGGCCTGGTCGACTTCGCCGGCACCGACAGCCTGGTGAAGGACACCGACGGTGTGACCGCCGACTCGTTCCTCTACGTGCCCACGGTCGCGGCGCCGATCACGGTCTCCTACAACCTGCAGGGCGTGGACAAGCTCCAGCTCAGCGCGGAGACGCTCGCCAAGATCTTCCAGACCGACATCAAGACCTGGGACGACGCCGCGATCAAGGCCGACAACCCGGGCGTCGAACTGCCCAACACGCCGATCGTCGTCGCGCACCGCTCGGACGGCTCCGGCACCACGAACAACTTCACCAAGTACCTGGCGGCCGCCGCCGGCTCCACCTGGAAGCTGGGCAGCGGTGACACGGTGGCCTGGCCGGCCAGCACCCAGGGCGGTGAGAAGAACACCGGCGTCGCCCAGATCGTCAAGCAGACCAACGGCGCCGTGGGCTACGTCGACCTGAGCGACGCGAAGGCCACCCAGCTCACCTTCGCCGCCATCAAGAACAAGGACGGCCAGTTCGTCGCGCCGTCGATCGAGGGCACCACCGCCGGCCTGGAGGGCGCCGCGATCGAGGCGGACCTGAGCTACAACCCGCTGGACGCGGCCGGTGCCAGCGCCTACCCGATCACCGCACCGACCTTCATCATCGTCAAGACCTCGTACGGCGACGCCGCAAAGGCCGAGCTGGTCAAGGGCTTCCTCACCTACCTGCTCAACGAGGGCCAGGAACTGGCTCCGGAGATCGACTTCGCGCCGCTGCCGGCCTCCCTCAAGGAGAAGGCGCTGGCCCAGGTCGAGAAGATCCAGGGCTGA